In a single window of the Diachasmimorpha longicaudata isolate KC_UGA_2023 chromosome 16, iyDiaLong2, whole genome shotgun sequence genome:
- the LOC135170260 gene encoding multidrug resistance protein homolog 49 isoform X2 produces the protein MRDDAADLSVVNEPSRGRTSGYPNGAPENKLQSPRKNPLEVEFVPPQTKEEEKPAPTPSLPPVPYYKLFRFATFGELMYVLAGLFMGTLTGLCIPVSTIQYGEFTTLLVDRNTINQTSTPTLIMAWFGGGAVLGPNATEEERMDALYDDSVAFGVSCAALSTLQFFFAIFTVDFLNVAAFRQIARVRRMFLRAVLRQDMSWYDTNTSTNFASRITEDLDKMKEGIAEKLGIFTYLLVSFISSIIISFIYGWKLTLVVLSCAPIIVIATAIVAKVQSSLTARELSAYGQAGSVAEEVLGAIRTVVAFGGEKVEVARYTKKLEPAESTGIKRGLWSGVGGGVMWFIIYMSYALAFWYGVQLILEDKPKDDKEYTPAVLVIVFFGVLAGAQNMGLTSPHLEAFAVARGSAAAVFQVLDRVPTIDSLSSEGLMLKSVNGEIEFKDVHFRYPARKDVKVLQGLNLKIKHGETVALVGGSGCGKSTCLQLIQRLYDPLQGQVLLDGIEIPKLNVAWMRSHIGLVGQEPVLFDTTIRENIRYGNDNVTEEEMIKAAKEANAHDFISKLPEGYDSPVGERGSQLSGGQKQRIAIARALVRRPAILLLDEATSALDLHSEATVQRALDAASKGRTTVIVTHRLSTITNADRIVFIKDGQVAEMGTHEELLALGNHYHALVSADASATARAKATASAVKTVTATKPKPKPPLKKQFSTLSMHSHRLSLAGGSTTSEEELEEHEKPYDAPTLRIFGLNKPEWPYNVIGCLAAAVVGASFPAFAVLFGKVYEVLGLPDDDEIRDETINFSILFIVVGIITGVGTFLQMYMFGLAGVRMTTRLRSITFAAMLKQEMGWFDEDANSVGALCARLSSDAAAVQGATGSRIGSILQAMSTLVLGVGLSLYFTWKMTLVSIVSIPLVLGAVFMEARIMGGQGMEEKKKMECATRIAIEAISNIRTVASLGKEGAFLDRYCVELGKVAAATRTRNRLRGLVFSCGQTIPYFGYALSLYYGGYLVAREGLPYKDVITVSEALIFGSWMLGQALAFAPNFNTAKISAGRIFRLLDRVPEIMTPPELDDRDKDWKADGLIQFSKVEFHYPTRVESQILRGLNLIVKPGQMVALVGQSGCGKSTCIQLLQRLYDPVSGTVTMDRRDISSVSLSALRAQLGVVGQEPVLFDRTIAENIAYGDNNRFVGMEEIMEAAKKSNIHTFVSSLPLGYDTRLGSKGTQLSGGQKQRIAIARALVRNPRILLLDEATSALDTQSEKVVQAALDKAMEGRTCITIAHRLATIRNADVICVFEKGTVAEMGTHDDLIAADGLYAHLHALQEAAME, from the exons ATGCGCGATGACGCAGCGGATTTATCAGTGGTCAACGAGCCCTCGCGAGGCCGTACCTCAGGGTATCCAAATGGAGCCCCCGAGAATAAACTCCAATCACCGAGGAAAAATCCTCTCGAGGT TGAGTTTGTCCCACCGCAAACAAAGGAGGAGGAAAAGCCAGCACCAACACCATCTCTTCCACCCGTGCCTTATTACAAACTC TTCCGATTTGCGACATTCGGTGAGTTGATGTACGTACTTGCGGGCCTGTTCATGGGGACCTTGACAGGCCTCTGTATTCCGGTATCGACGATACAGTACGGTGAATTCACTACTCTGTTGGTGGATAGAAATACCATAAACCAAACCAGCACACCCACACTCATCATGGCTTGGTTTGGCGGTGGCGCAGTCCT aGGACCTAACGCTACTGAGGAAGAGCGAATGGATGCTCTGTATGACGACTCGGTGGCATTTGGCGTGTCATGTGCAGCCTTATCAACACTGCAATTCTTCTTCGCTATATTTACAGTGGACTTCCTCAACGTAGCGGCCTTCAGACAAATTGCCAGAGTCCGTAGAATGTTCTTGAGAGCTGTATTGCGACAGGATATGTCTTGGTACGATACGAATACATCCACCAACTTTGCCAGCAGGATAACAGA GGATTTAGACAAAATGAAGGAAGGAATTGCCGAGAAACTTGGAATTTTCACATACCTCCTGGTATCCTTCATATCATCTATCATCATATCCTTTATCTACGGCTGGAAACTCACTCTAGTGGTTTTGAGTTGTGCCCCAATAATCGTTATTGCCACTGCAATTGTGGCCAAAGTTCAGAGTTCCCTGACTGCCCGTGAATTGAGTGCTTACGGTCAGGCCGGAAGTGTTGCTGAAGAGGTGCTCGGTGCAATAAGAACAGTTGTGGCATTTGGGGGTGAAAAAGTTGAAGTTGCCAGATACACGAAGAAACTTGAGCCGGCTGAGAGTACAGGAATTAAGCGTGGATTGTGGTCTGGTGTTGGTGGTGGTGTCATGTGGTTTATCATCTACATGAGCTATGCCCTTGCATTCTGGTACGGTGTACAATTGATTCTCGAGGACAAGCCTAAAGATGATAAAGAGTATACACCAGCTGTTCTTGTGATTGTTTTTTTCGGTGTACTCGCTGGTGCACAAAATATGGGCCTCACATCACCACATCTTGAGGCATTTGCTGTTGCACGTGGTTCAGCAGCTGCTGTATTTCAAGTTTTAGATCGTGTCCCCACCATTGACAGTCTCAGCAGTGAAGGTCTCATGTTGAAGAGTGTTAAtggagagattgaatttaagGATGTTCACTTCCGTTATCCGGCGAGGAAGGACGTCAAAGTCCTCCAGGGATTGAATTTGAAGATCAAACATGGGGAGACTGTGGCATTGGTGGGCGGCTCTGGTTGCGGTAAATCTACCTGTTTGCAGCTGATTCAGCGACTCTACGATCCTCTACAGGGACAG GTACTGTTGGACGGCATTGAAATACCTAAATTGAACGTCGCATGGATGAGGTCACACATTGGTCTCGTGGGTCAGGAGCCAGTCCTATTTGACACAACAATCCGTGAAAATATACGGTACGGTAACGATAACGTTACAGAGGAGGAGATGATCAAAGCAGCAAAGGAAGCGAATGCACACGACTTCATCAGTAAACTGCCTGAG GGGTATGATAGCCCAGTGGGTGAACGTGGCTCACAACTATCAGGCGGACAAAAGCAAAGAATAGCTATAGCACGTGCTTTAGTCAGACGTCCAGCGATTCTCCTGCTTGATGAGGCAACATCTGCTTTAGATCTCCACAGTGAGGCAACTGTACAACGCGCCCTGGATGCTGCATCCAAAGGAAGAACAACGGTCATTGTAACCCATCGCCTCTCAACAATCACCAATGCCGACAGAATCGTATTCATAAAGGACGGACAGGTAGCTGAGATGGGAACTCACGAGGAACTACTCGCACTTGGAAATCATTATCACGCCTTGGTATCAGCTGATGCCAGTGCTACTGCCAGAG CAAAAGCCACAGCATCGGCCGTGAAAACTGTGACAGCGACAAAACCGAAGCCGAAGCCACCGTTGAAGAAGCAATTTTCCACCCTCTCGATGCACTCACATCGTCTCTCCCTGGCGGGTGGATCGACAACGTCTGAAGAGGAACTTGAGGAGCATGAGAAGCCATACGATGCACCGACATTGAGAATATTTGGCCTGAACAAACCCGAGTGGCCATACAACGTAATTG GTTGTCTGGCAGCTGCTGTGGTTGGTGCCTCGTTCCCAGCATTTGCGGTGTTATTCGGTAAAGTCTATGAGGTATTAGGTCTACCCGATGACGACGAGATACGCGATGAAACCATAAACTTCTCGATTCTCTTCATTGTGGTTGGGATAATAACGGGAGTTGGTACTTTCCTACAAATGTACATGTTCGGTCTTGCGGGTGTGAGGATGACCACGAGATTGAGGAGTATAACGTTTGCGGCAATGTTGAAACAGGAGATGGGCTGGTTCGATGAGGATGCAAACAGTGTGGGTGCACTATGCGCTAGATTATCATCGGATGCTGCTGCTGTTCAAGGTGCTACTGGTAGCAGAATTGGATCGATTCTTCAAGCAATGTCGACACTCGTTCTGGGCGTTGGTTTGTCACTGTACTTCACTTGGAAGATGACACTTGTGTCAATCGTATCGATACCACTTGTACTGGGTGCTGTATTTATGGAGGCGAGGATAATGGGTGGTCAGGGTAtggaggagaagaaaaaaatggagtgcGCTACGAGAATTGCCATCGAGGCTATATCAAATATACGTACGGTGGCCAGTTTGGGTAAAGAGGGAGCTTTTCTCGATCGTTATTGTGTGGAACTTGGAAAAGTTGCTGCGGCAACTAGAACACGAAATCGTCTACGCGGTTTGGTGTTCTCGTGCGGTCAGACTATACCGTATTTTGGGTATGCACTGAGTCTGTATTACGGTGGTTATCTTGTGGCTAGAGAGGGATTACCGTATAAAGACGTGATCACGGTATCCGAGGCACTGATCTTCGGCTCGTGGATGCTTGGTCAGGCACTTGCTTTTGCTCCTAATTTCAATACAGCTAAGATATCCGCTGGTAGGATATTTCGTCTATTGGATCGAGTGCCGGAGATCATGACACCACCGGAATTGGATGACAGGGATAAGGATTGGAAGGCTGATGGTCTCAtacaattttccaaagttgAATTTCATTATCCAACGCGCGTTGAGAGCCAGATCCTTCGTGGGCTCAATTTAATCGTTAAACCTGGACAAATGGTTGCATTGGTGGGCCAGAGTGGGTGTGGTAAATCAACCTGCATTCAGTTACTTCAACGACTTTATGATCCAGTATCGGGTACTGTTACGATGGATAGACGTGACATTTCATCGGTATCGCTTTCTGCGTTGAGGGCACAACTCGGTGTTGTGGGACAAGAGCCGGTATTGTTCGATCGTACTATCGCGGAAAATATTGCTTATGGAGACAATAATCGTTTTGTGGGAATGGAGGAGATCATGGAAGCCGCCAAGAAATCCAATATACATACTTTTGTCAGCTCTCTACCTTTG GGATATGATACGAGACTGGGTAGCAAAGGTACTCAATTGTCAGGTGGTCAGAAACAACGTATAGCAATAGCACGTGCTCTCGTCAGAAATCCACGTATACTTCTTCTGGATGAAGCAACATCAGCCCTCGATACTCAGAGTGAAAAA GTCGTGCAAGCGGCGCTAGATAAGGCTATGGAGGGTAGAACTTGCATCACTATAGCTCATCGTCTTGCCACCATAAGAAACGCAGACGTGATTTGCGTTTTTGAAAAGGGTACAGTAGCTGAGATGGGTACACACGATGACCTCATTGCAGCTGATGGCCTCTACGCTCACCTTCACGCTCTCCAGGAAGCAGCCATGGAATAA
- the LOC135170260 gene encoding multidrug resistance protein homolog 49 isoform X1: MTQRIYQWSTSPREAVPQGIQMEPPRINSNHRGKILSRYTEQDKAKDEWEADYMLKDNEEPIEFVPPQTKEEEKPAPTPSLPPVPYYKLFRFATFGELMYVLAGLFMGTLTGLCIPVSTIQYGEFTTLLVDRNTINQTSTPTLIMAWFGGGAVLGPNATEEERMDALYDDSVAFGVSCAALSTLQFFFAIFTVDFLNVAAFRQIARVRRMFLRAVLRQDMSWYDTNTSTNFASRITEDLDKMKEGIAEKLGIFTYLLVSFISSIIISFIYGWKLTLVVLSCAPIIVIATAIVAKVQSSLTARELSAYGQAGSVAEEVLGAIRTVVAFGGEKVEVARYTKKLEPAESTGIKRGLWSGVGGGVMWFIIYMSYALAFWYGVQLILEDKPKDDKEYTPAVLVIVFFGVLAGAQNMGLTSPHLEAFAVARGSAAAVFQVLDRVPTIDSLSSEGLMLKSVNGEIEFKDVHFRYPARKDVKVLQGLNLKIKHGETVALVGGSGCGKSTCLQLIQRLYDPLQGQVLLDGIEIPKLNVAWMRSHIGLVGQEPVLFDTTIRENIRYGNDNVTEEEMIKAAKEANAHDFISKLPEGYDSPVGERGSQLSGGQKQRIAIARALVRRPAILLLDEATSALDLHSEATVQRALDAASKGRTTVIVTHRLSTITNADRIVFIKDGQVAEMGTHEELLALGNHYHALVSADASATARAKATASAVKTVTATKPKPKPPLKKQFSTLSMHSHRLSLAGGSTTSEEELEEHEKPYDAPTLRIFGLNKPEWPYNVIGCLAAAVVGASFPAFAVLFGKVYEVLGLPDDDEIRDETINFSILFIVVGIITGVGTFLQMYMFGLAGVRMTTRLRSITFAAMLKQEMGWFDEDANSVGALCARLSSDAAAVQGATGSRIGSILQAMSTLVLGVGLSLYFTWKMTLVSIVSIPLVLGAVFMEARIMGGQGMEEKKKMECATRIAIEAISNIRTVASLGKEGAFLDRYCVELGKVAAATRTRNRLRGLVFSCGQTIPYFGYALSLYYGGYLVAREGLPYKDVITVSEALIFGSWMLGQALAFAPNFNTAKISAGRIFRLLDRVPEIMTPPELDDRDKDWKADGLIQFSKVEFHYPTRVESQILRGLNLIVKPGQMVALVGQSGCGKSTCIQLLQRLYDPVSGTVTMDRRDISSVSLSALRAQLGVVGQEPVLFDRTIAENIAYGDNNRFVGMEEIMEAAKKSNIHTFVSSLPLGYDTRLGSKGTQLSGGQKQRIAIARALVRNPRILLLDEATSALDTQSEKVVQAALDKAMEGRTCITIAHRLATIRNADVICVFEKGTVAEMGTHDDLIAADGLYAHLHALQEAAME, from the exons ATGACGCAGCGGATTTATCAGTGGTCAACGAGCCCTCGCGAGGCCGTACCTCAGGGTATCCAAATGGAGCCCCCGAGAATAAACTCCAATCACCGAGGAAAAATCCTCTCGAGGT ACACAGAGCAAGACAAGGCGAAGGATGAGTGGGAAGCCGATTACATGCTAAAGGATAATGAAGAACCCAT TGAGTTTGTCCCACCGCAAACAAAGGAGGAGGAAAAGCCAGCACCAACACCATCTCTTCCACCCGTGCCTTATTACAAACTC TTCCGATTTGCGACATTCGGTGAGTTGATGTACGTACTTGCGGGCCTGTTCATGGGGACCTTGACAGGCCTCTGTATTCCGGTATCGACGATACAGTACGGTGAATTCACTACTCTGTTGGTGGATAGAAATACCATAAACCAAACCAGCACACCCACACTCATCATGGCTTGGTTTGGCGGTGGCGCAGTCCT aGGACCTAACGCTACTGAGGAAGAGCGAATGGATGCTCTGTATGACGACTCGGTGGCATTTGGCGTGTCATGTGCAGCCTTATCAACACTGCAATTCTTCTTCGCTATATTTACAGTGGACTTCCTCAACGTAGCGGCCTTCAGACAAATTGCCAGAGTCCGTAGAATGTTCTTGAGAGCTGTATTGCGACAGGATATGTCTTGGTACGATACGAATACATCCACCAACTTTGCCAGCAGGATAACAGA GGATTTAGACAAAATGAAGGAAGGAATTGCCGAGAAACTTGGAATTTTCACATACCTCCTGGTATCCTTCATATCATCTATCATCATATCCTTTATCTACGGCTGGAAACTCACTCTAGTGGTTTTGAGTTGTGCCCCAATAATCGTTATTGCCACTGCAATTGTGGCCAAAGTTCAGAGTTCCCTGACTGCCCGTGAATTGAGTGCTTACGGTCAGGCCGGAAGTGTTGCTGAAGAGGTGCTCGGTGCAATAAGAACAGTTGTGGCATTTGGGGGTGAAAAAGTTGAAGTTGCCAGATACACGAAGAAACTTGAGCCGGCTGAGAGTACAGGAATTAAGCGTGGATTGTGGTCTGGTGTTGGTGGTGGTGTCATGTGGTTTATCATCTACATGAGCTATGCCCTTGCATTCTGGTACGGTGTACAATTGATTCTCGAGGACAAGCCTAAAGATGATAAAGAGTATACACCAGCTGTTCTTGTGATTGTTTTTTTCGGTGTACTCGCTGGTGCACAAAATATGGGCCTCACATCACCACATCTTGAGGCATTTGCTGTTGCACGTGGTTCAGCAGCTGCTGTATTTCAAGTTTTAGATCGTGTCCCCACCATTGACAGTCTCAGCAGTGAAGGTCTCATGTTGAAGAGTGTTAAtggagagattgaatttaagGATGTTCACTTCCGTTATCCGGCGAGGAAGGACGTCAAAGTCCTCCAGGGATTGAATTTGAAGATCAAACATGGGGAGACTGTGGCATTGGTGGGCGGCTCTGGTTGCGGTAAATCTACCTGTTTGCAGCTGATTCAGCGACTCTACGATCCTCTACAGGGACAG GTACTGTTGGACGGCATTGAAATACCTAAATTGAACGTCGCATGGATGAGGTCACACATTGGTCTCGTGGGTCAGGAGCCAGTCCTATTTGACACAACAATCCGTGAAAATATACGGTACGGTAACGATAACGTTACAGAGGAGGAGATGATCAAAGCAGCAAAGGAAGCGAATGCACACGACTTCATCAGTAAACTGCCTGAG GGGTATGATAGCCCAGTGGGTGAACGTGGCTCACAACTATCAGGCGGACAAAAGCAAAGAATAGCTATAGCACGTGCTTTAGTCAGACGTCCAGCGATTCTCCTGCTTGATGAGGCAACATCTGCTTTAGATCTCCACAGTGAGGCAACTGTACAACGCGCCCTGGATGCTGCATCCAAAGGAAGAACAACGGTCATTGTAACCCATCGCCTCTCAACAATCACCAATGCCGACAGAATCGTATTCATAAAGGACGGACAGGTAGCTGAGATGGGAACTCACGAGGAACTACTCGCACTTGGAAATCATTATCACGCCTTGGTATCAGCTGATGCCAGTGCTACTGCCAGAG CAAAAGCCACAGCATCGGCCGTGAAAACTGTGACAGCGACAAAACCGAAGCCGAAGCCACCGTTGAAGAAGCAATTTTCCACCCTCTCGATGCACTCACATCGTCTCTCCCTGGCGGGTGGATCGACAACGTCTGAAGAGGAACTTGAGGAGCATGAGAAGCCATACGATGCACCGACATTGAGAATATTTGGCCTGAACAAACCCGAGTGGCCATACAACGTAATTG GTTGTCTGGCAGCTGCTGTGGTTGGTGCCTCGTTCCCAGCATTTGCGGTGTTATTCGGTAAAGTCTATGAGGTATTAGGTCTACCCGATGACGACGAGATACGCGATGAAACCATAAACTTCTCGATTCTCTTCATTGTGGTTGGGATAATAACGGGAGTTGGTACTTTCCTACAAATGTACATGTTCGGTCTTGCGGGTGTGAGGATGACCACGAGATTGAGGAGTATAACGTTTGCGGCAATGTTGAAACAGGAGATGGGCTGGTTCGATGAGGATGCAAACAGTGTGGGTGCACTATGCGCTAGATTATCATCGGATGCTGCTGCTGTTCAAGGTGCTACTGGTAGCAGAATTGGATCGATTCTTCAAGCAATGTCGACACTCGTTCTGGGCGTTGGTTTGTCACTGTACTTCACTTGGAAGATGACACTTGTGTCAATCGTATCGATACCACTTGTACTGGGTGCTGTATTTATGGAGGCGAGGATAATGGGTGGTCAGGGTAtggaggagaagaaaaaaatggagtgcGCTACGAGAATTGCCATCGAGGCTATATCAAATATACGTACGGTGGCCAGTTTGGGTAAAGAGGGAGCTTTTCTCGATCGTTATTGTGTGGAACTTGGAAAAGTTGCTGCGGCAACTAGAACACGAAATCGTCTACGCGGTTTGGTGTTCTCGTGCGGTCAGACTATACCGTATTTTGGGTATGCACTGAGTCTGTATTACGGTGGTTATCTTGTGGCTAGAGAGGGATTACCGTATAAAGACGTGATCACGGTATCCGAGGCACTGATCTTCGGCTCGTGGATGCTTGGTCAGGCACTTGCTTTTGCTCCTAATTTCAATACAGCTAAGATATCCGCTGGTAGGATATTTCGTCTATTGGATCGAGTGCCGGAGATCATGACACCACCGGAATTGGATGACAGGGATAAGGATTGGAAGGCTGATGGTCTCAtacaattttccaaagttgAATTTCATTATCCAACGCGCGTTGAGAGCCAGATCCTTCGTGGGCTCAATTTAATCGTTAAACCTGGACAAATGGTTGCATTGGTGGGCCAGAGTGGGTGTGGTAAATCAACCTGCATTCAGTTACTTCAACGACTTTATGATCCAGTATCGGGTACTGTTACGATGGATAGACGTGACATTTCATCGGTATCGCTTTCTGCGTTGAGGGCACAACTCGGTGTTGTGGGACAAGAGCCGGTATTGTTCGATCGTACTATCGCGGAAAATATTGCTTATGGAGACAATAATCGTTTTGTGGGAATGGAGGAGATCATGGAAGCCGCCAAGAAATCCAATATACATACTTTTGTCAGCTCTCTACCTTTG GGATATGATACGAGACTGGGTAGCAAAGGTACTCAATTGTCAGGTGGTCAGAAACAACGTATAGCAATAGCACGTGCTCTCGTCAGAAATCCACGTATACTTCTTCTGGATGAAGCAACATCAGCCCTCGATACTCAGAGTGAAAAA GTCGTGCAAGCGGCGCTAGATAAGGCTATGGAGGGTAGAACTTGCATCACTATAGCTCATCGTCTTGCCACCATAAGAAACGCAGACGTGATTTGCGTTTTTGAAAAGGGTACAGTAGCTGAGATGGGTACACACGATGACCTCATTGCAGCTGATGGCCTCTACGCTCACCTTCACGCTCTCCAGGAAGCAGCCATGGAATAA